One Gammaproteobacteria bacterium DNA segment encodes these proteins:
- a CDS encoding DUF3306 domain-containing protein has protein sequence MRHPQDDSGVAHDGTEGQPFLRRWSRRKRGLEQEPEPVEETAGADAAPPAGEPAPVLTDAEMPDLSTIDDHSDLSPFFSSGVSEDLRQAALKRLFRGPKFNIRDGLDDYDEDYRNFEALGDIVTTEMRRQQERLEARLREAEARAEVVAEAPEDTAGPSGDGPVSPAAPAHAGLSDTVGTAAADEDATDGNIGDGHARG, from the coding sequence CACCCGCAAGATGACAGCGGTGTCGCCCACGACGGGACGGAGGGCCAGCCCTTCCTGCGACGCTGGTCGCGGCGCAAGCGCGGCCTGGAGCAGGAGCCGGAGCCGGTGGAGGAGACCGCCGGGGCTGACGCCGCTCCGCCCGCCGGTGAGCCGGCGCCGGTTCTCACGGACGCGGAGATGCCCGATCTGTCCACCATCGACGATCACAGCGACCTGAGCCCTTTCTTCTCCTCGGGCGTCAGCGAGGATCTGCGTCAGGCGGCCCTCAAGCGGCTGTTCCGCGGACCCAAGTTCAACATCCGCGACGGGCTGGATGACTACGACGAGGACTACCGCAACTTCGAGGCCCTGGGGGATATCGTGACCACGGAGATGCGGCGCCAGCAGGAGCGTCTGGAGGCGCGGCTGCGGGAGGCCGAGGCCAGGGCGGAGGTGGTGGCTGAGGCGCCGGAGGATACGGCCGGGCCGTCCGGCGATGGGCCGGTGTCCCCCGCGGCACCTGCCCATGCCGGCCTTTCCGACACGGTCGGGACCGCGGCCGCGGATGAAGACGCAACGGATGGAAACATAGGAGACGGCCATGCGCGTGGTTGA